A genomic region of Trifolium pratense cultivar HEN17-A07 linkage group LG3, ARS_RC_1.1, whole genome shotgun sequence contains the following coding sequences:
- the LOC123916559 gene encoding U4/U6.U5 tri-snRNP-associated protein 2-like has product MTSKREMVTGDRVEEEGVDLELKRQRVDENSSPSSPPVSIANPLSGLANYYADIDEEEDYYQRDKSTVSDNRNGGSQQNGHKYEGDDDSDEEDDSHEELLTGRNCRQVEVRRDCPYLDTVNRQVLDFDFEKFCSVSLSNLNVYACLVCGKYYQGRGKRSHAYTHSLEAGHHVYINLLTEKVYCLPDGYEINDPSLDDIRHVLNPRFTAKDVEQLDKNKQWSRALDGSSYLPGMVGLNNIKETDFVNVTIQSLMRVTPLRNFFLIPENYQHCKSPLVHRFGELTRKIWHARNFKGQVSPHEFLQAVMKASKKRFRIGAQSDPVEFVSWLLNTLHADLKTIKKNMSIIYECFQGELEVIKEIASNKETSNMPFLMLGLDLPPPPLFKDVMEKNIIPQVPLFNILKKFDGETVTEVVRPHIARMQYRVTRLPKYMILHMRRFTKNNFFVEKNPTLVNFPVKNLELKDYIPLPTPKENQKLRSKYDLIANIVHDGKPGEGSYRAFVQRKSEELWYEMQDLHVSETLPHLVALSETYMQIYEQQQ; this is encoded by the exons ATGACATCTAAAAGGGAAATGGTAACTGGTGATAGAGTAGAGGAGGAAGGGGTTGATTTGGAATTGAAAAGGCAAAGAGTGGATGAGAACTCTTCTCCCTCTTCTCCTCCTGTCTCAATTGCAAATCCGCTTTCTGGGTTGGCTAATTACTATGCTGACATCGATGAGGAGGAAGATTATTATCAAAGGGATAAGAGCACTGTTAGCGACAATAGGAATGGTGGGTCTCAGCAGAATGGGCATAAATATGAAGGGGATGATGACAGTGATGAAGAAGACGATTCACATGAAGAACTATTGACTGGAAGAAATTGTCGCCAGGTGGAGGTTCGGAGGGACTGCCCATACCTTGATACTGTTAATAGACag GTTTTGGATTTTGACTTTGAGAAGTTCTGTTCTGTCTCTTTGTCAAATTTAAATGTGTATGCATGTTTGGTTTGTGGTAAGTACTACCAAGGTAGAGGGAAAAGGTCTCATGCCTATACGCATAGTCTGGAAGCCGGACACCATGTTTATATCAATCTCCTTACCGAAAAGGTCTACTGTCTTCCTGATGGCTATGAAATTAATGATCCTTCATTAGATGACATTCGGCATGTCCTGAACCCAAG GTTTACTGCAAAAGATGTTGAACAACTAGATAAAAATAAGCAATGGTCCAGGGCACTTGATGGTTCTAGTTACCTTCCAGGAATG GTTGGACTTAATAATATTAAGGAGACAGATTTTGTGAATGTAACAATTCAATCCTTAATGAGAGTTACCCCGTTGAggaatttttttcttatccctGAAAACTATCAACACTGCAAATCTCCACTTGTTCATCGATTTGGTGAACTCACTAGGAAGATCTGGCATGCGCGAAACTTTAAAGGACAG GTCAGCCCTCATGAATTTCTTCAAGCAGTGATGAAAGCTAGTAAAAAACGGTTTCGTATAGGTGCGCAGTCTGACCCAGTTGAGTTCGTGTCATGGCTTCTTAATACGCTGCATGCTGATCTTAAAACTATAAAGAAGAATATGAGCATAATTTATGAGTGTTTTCAG GGTGAACTTGAGGTTATTAAAGAGATTGCATCCAACAAAGAAACTTCAAATATGCCATTTCTAATGCTGGGGTTGGACTTGCCACCACCTCCTCTTTTCAAGGATGTGatggagaaaaatataattcctcAG GTTCCACTCTTTAACATACTAAAGAAGTTTGATGGTGAGACTGTCACAGAGGTGGTTCGTCCTCATATAGCAAGAATGCAGTATCGTGTTACCAGATTGCCTAAGTATATGATTCTTCATATGCGACGATTTACTAAGAACAACTTTTTTGTGGAAAAGAATCCTACTTTAG TCAACTTTCCTGTGAAGAATCTGGAGTTGAAGGATTACATTCCCTTGCCAACACCAAAAGAAAACCAGAAATTGCGCTCTAAATATGATTTGATTGCAAACATTGTTCATGATGGCAAACCTGGTGAAGGTTCCTATAGGGCGTTTGTGCAACGAAAATCAGAAGAACTATg GTATGAGATGCAGGATTTGCACGTGTCAGAAACACTCCCTCATTTGGTTGCGCTTTCAGAAACTTACATGCAAATATATGAGCAGCAGCAGTGA